A genomic segment from Gaiellales bacterium encodes:
- a CDS encoding UDP-N-acetylmuramoyl-L-alanyl-D-glutamate--2,6-diaminopimelate ligase — protein sequence MELSTLIEAVGPRSVRGRADTDITAVTYRAEAVVPGALHVCVPGFTADGHDFAGAAVANGAAALVVERELGFDVPQLVVASSRAAMAAAAAAFYGHPSRDLDVVGITGTNGKTTTAFLMHAVLEAAVGQAGLLGTIESRIGGVVEQVARTTPESVDLQAILRRMADAGDRACAMEVSSHALELERVAGVRFAAAGFTNLTQDHLDFHPDMEAYFAAKARLFREAPGAINVGDEYGRRLAGMAGGPVLTYAARPDADADVRPHAVEVGAGGAIALIVSTPRGPIPLDVRLRGGFNVENVLCAVTLSELLDLPHAAVRAGISAVPGVPGRFEAVEAGQPFTVLVDYAHTPDGLENVLRSAREITVGRLICVFGCGGDRDRGKRPLMGRVARRLADVALVTSDNPRSEDPEAIIAEIMDGIPMESDADRRAAIERAVGLARPGDVVVIAGKGHEQGQQFADRTLPFDDRTVAREALAGLPAA from the coding sequence ATGGAGCTCTCGACGCTGATCGAGGCAGTCGGGCCACGCTCGGTGCGCGGCCGGGCCGACACCGACATCACCGCCGTCACCTACCGCGCGGAGGCCGTCGTCCCCGGCGCGCTGCACGTGTGCGTGCCCGGATTCACCGCCGACGGCCACGACTTCGCCGGCGCCGCCGTGGCGAACGGCGCCGCCGCGCTCGTCGTCGAGCGCGAGCTCGGCTTCGACGTGCCCCAGCTGGTCGTCGCTTCCTCGCGCGCGGCCATGGCGGCCGCCGCGGCCGCGTTCTACGGCCATCCCAGCCGCGACCTCGACGTGGTCGGCATCACCGGCACGAACGGCAAGACGACGACGGCCTTCCTGATGCACGCGGTGCTCGAGGCGGCGGTCGGGCAGGCCGGGCTGCTGGGGACGATCGAGTCGCGCATCGGCGGCGTCGTCGAGCAGGTGGCGCGGACGACTCCGGAGAGCGTCGACCTGCAGGCGATCCTGCGGCGGATGGCCGACGCCGGCGACCGGGCGTGCGCGATGGAGGTCTCGTCCCACGCCCTCGAGCTCGAGCGGGTGGCGGGCGTGCGCTTCGCCGCGGCCGGGTTCACGAACCTGACCCAGGACCATCTCGACTTCCACCCCGACATGGAGGCGTACTTCGCCGCCAAGGCGCGGCTCTTCCGCGAGGCGCCGGGGGCGATCAACGTGGGGGACGAGTACGGCCGCCGGCTGGCCGGGATGGCGGGCGGGCCCGTGCTCACCTACGCGGCCCGGCCGGACGCCGACGCCGACGTGCGCCCGCACGCGGTGGAGGTGGGGGCGGGCGGCGCGATCGCCCTGATCGTCTCGACGCCGCGGGGACCGATCCCGCTCGACGTACGGCTGCGCGGCGGCTTCAACGTCGAGAACGTGCTCTGCGCCGTGACGCTCTCGGAGCTGCTCGACCTGCCGCACGCCGCCGTGCGCGCCGGGATCTCCGCCGTGCCGGGGGTGCCCGGCCGCTTCGAAGCGGTCGAGGCCGGCCAGCCGTTCACGGTGCTCGTCGACTACGCGCACACGCCCGACGGTCTCGAGAACGTGCTCCGCTCGGCGCGCGAGATCACGGTGGGGCGGCTGATCTGCGTGTTCGGGTGCGGCGGCGACCGCGACCGGGGTAAGCGGCCGCTGATGGGCCGGGTGGCGCGGCGGCTGGCCGACGTCGCCCTGGTCACCTCCGACAACCCCCGCAGCGAGGATCCCGAGGCGATCATCGCCGAGATCATGGACGGCATCCCGATGGAATCCGACGCCGACCGCCGGGCCGCGATCGAGCGCGCCGTCGGCCTGGCCCGGCCCGGCGACGTCGTCGTGATCGCGGGCAAGGGCCACGAGCAGGGCCAGCAGTTCGCCGACCGCACGCTCCCCTTCGACGACCGCACGGTGGCGCGCGAGGCGCTGGCCGGGCTGCCGGCCGCATGA
- the murF gene encoding UDP-N-acetylmuramoyl-tripeptide--D-alanyl-D-alanine ligase, with protein sequence MIALSAGEIAQACGGRTESGATITGVTTDSRAVAQGDLFVALPGERTDGARYAAAALDAGAAAVMVAATPGQPPPDDRTIAVPDPLIGLGRLAAEVRRRSGARVVGITGSTGKTSTKDLLAALLRRRLRTVASHANFNTEIGLPLTLCRIEDDTEAVVCELAMRGMGQVSYLAEIARPDVAVITSVGPVHLEQVGSIEGVAEAKAEILEPLGPRETAVVPYAEPLLAPYLDISRARVSTFGEAEGADVRLAGFTAGRAEITVDGRTITVPVNFDQHHNGLNLTAAVAACAALGLDPADPELLAGAAEVEFSRWRGERIALPGDGFVIADCYNANPVSMRAALRHLASAAGSRRTVAVMGEMAELGPAGPALHEEIGRAAAEIGVDLVVAVGPLSRAYGGEWFADAAAAAAAVPGLLEPGDAVLVKGSRSAGLEAVVEALT encoded by the coding sequence ATGATCGCGCTCTCGGCGGGCGAGATCGCGCAGGCCTGCGGGGGGCGCACGGAGTCGGGGGCGACCATCACCGGGGTCACGACCGACTCGCGGGCGGTGGCGCAGGGCGACCTCTTCGTCGCCCTGCCCGGCGAGCGCACCGACGGCGCCCGCTACGCCGCCGCCGCCCTCGACGCCGGCGCGGCCGCGGTGATGGTCGCCGCGACGCCGGGCCAGCCGCCGCCGGACGACCGCACCATCGCCGTCCCCGACCCGCTGATCGGCCTCGGCCGGCTGGCCGCCGAGGTGCGCCGCCGCTCAGGCGCCCGCGTCGTCGGCATCACCGGCTCGACCGGGAAGACGTCGACCAAGGACCTGCTCGCCGCGCTGCTGCGCCGGCGCCTGCGCACGGTCGCGAGCCACGCCAACTTCAACACCGAAATCGGCCTGCCGCTCACGCTCTGCCGGATCGAGGACGACACCGAGGCCGTCGTCTGCGAGCTGGCGATGCGGGGGATGGGCCAGGTCAGCTACCTGGCCGAGATCGCCCGGCCCGACGTCGCGGTCATCACGTCGGTCGGCCCCGTCCACCTCGAGCAGGTGGGGAGCATCGAGGGCGTCGCCGAGGCCAAGGCCGAGATCCTCGAGCCGCTCGGGCCGCGCGAGACGGCCGTCGTCCCGTACGCCGAGCCGCTGCTCGCCCCCTATCTGGATATCTCCCGCGCGCGCGTGAGCACCTTCGGGGAGGCGGAGGGGGCCGACGTGCGCCTGGCCGGCTTCACGGCGGGCAGGGCGGAGATCACGGTCGATGGTCGAACCATCACGGTGCCGGTGAACTTCGATCAGCACCACAACGGCCTCAACCTGACGGCCGCCGTCGCGGCCTGCGCCGCGCTCGGCCTCGACCCGGCCGATCCGGAGCTCCTGGCCGGTGCCGCCGAGGTCGAGTTCTCGCGCTGGCGGGGCGAGCGGATCGCGCTTCCCGGCGACGGCTTCGTGATCGCCGACTGCTACAACGCGAACCCGGTCTCGATGCGGGCGGCGCTGCGCCACCTGGCCTCCGCCGCCGGCAGCCGCCGCACCGTGGCGGTGATGGGCGAGATGGCCGAGCTCGGGCCGGCCGGGCCGGCGCTGCACGAGGAGATCGGCCGGGCTGCCGCGGAGATCGGCGTCGACCTGGTCGTCGCCGTCGGCCCGCTCAGCCGCGCGTACGGCGGGGAGTGGTTCGCCGACGCGGCCGCCGCGGCGGCCGCCGTGCCGGGCCTCCTCGAGCCGGGCGACGCGGTGCTCGTCAAGGGCAGCCGGTCGGCGGGCCTCGAGGCGGTCGTCGAGGCGCTCACGTGA
- the murD gene encoding UDP-N-acetylmuramoyl-L-alanine--D-glutamate ligase — MSGRYLVVGLRRSGIAACEAIARVWPGSEILAADRGTDLDVSRLSALGIEPRLGGELAPVDGLTALVKSPGVPGEAPQVAAARAAGVPVWSEVELAARMMPENPIAGVTGTNGKTTTTHLLGAMLRAGGIEAEVAGNVGRALTELPGRVAAGTWIACELSSFQLEDIHRFRCRVAVILNVTPDHLDRHGSMEEYVRCKLRILENQVAGDTAVLNGDDPVLRAADLPGAGTREWFAASEPGPLDWEHARLRGQHNLENAVAAAAAARAVGASDAAVNAALRDFDPPPHRLRPVAAARGVEWVDDSKATNPDATVKALTAFDHGVHLILGGSRKGGSFAGMAVAIAAGPVARSYLIGASADAIAAALDATGAGYVHCGTLERAVADASAAAAAGDTVLLSPACASFDQFRDYEQRGERFAELARAAAG; from the coding sequence GTGAGCGGGCGCTACCTGGTCGTCGGGCTGCGCCGTTCGGGGATCGCGGCGTGCGAGGCGATCGCGCGGGTCTGGCCCGGTTCCGAGATCCTGGCGGCCGACCGCGGCACCGACCTCGACGTGTCGCGGCTCTCCGCGCTCGGGATCGAGCCGCGGCTGGGCGGCGAGCTCGCGCCCGTCGACGGCCTCACCGCGCTCGTGAAGAGCCCGGGCGTGCCCGGCGAGGCCCCCCAGGTGGCGGCGGCGCGGGCGGCCGGCGTGCCGGTGTGGAGCGAGGTCGAGCTGGCGGCGCGGATGATGCCGGAGAACCCGATCGCCGGGGTCACCGGGACGAACGGCAAGACGACGACCACGCACCTGCTCGGCGCGATGCTGCGCGCCGGCGGGATCGAGGCGGAGGTGGCGGGCAACGTCGGCCGCGCGCTGACCGAGCTGCCCGGCCGCGTGGCGGCGGGGACGTGGATCGCCTGCGAGCTCTCGAGCTTCCAGCTCGAGGACATCCACCGCTTCCGCTGCCGGGTGGCGGTGATCCTGAACGTGACGCCCGACCACCTCGACCGCCACGGCAGCATGGAGGAGTACGTGCGCTGCAAGCTGCGCATCCTCGAGAACCAGGTCGCCGGCGACACCGCCGTCCTGAACGGCGACGACCCCGTGCTGCGGGCGGCCGACCTGCCGGGTGCCGGGACGCGCGAGTGGTTCGCGGCGAGCGAGCCGGGGCCGCTCGACTGGGAGCACGCCCGCCTGCGCGGGCAGCACAACCTCGAGAACGCGGTCGCCGCCGCGGCCGCCGCGCGCGCGGTTGGGGCGAGCGACGCGGCCGTGAACGCGGCACTGCGCGACTTCGATCCGCCGCCGCACCGGCTCCGGCCGGTCGCCGCGGCCCGGGGCGTCGAGTGGGTAGATGACTCGAAGGCCACGAACCCCGACGCGACGGTGAAGGCGCTGACGGCCTTCGACCACGGCGTCCACCTGATCCTGGGCGGCTCGCGCAAGGGCGGATCGTTCGCCGGGATGGCCGTGGCGATCGCGGCCGGGCCGGTGGCGCGCTCGTACCTGATCGGCGCGTCCGCCGACGCGATCGCCGCAGCCCTGGACGCTACCGGCGCCGGCTACGTGCACTGCGGGACGCTCGAGCGGGCCGTGGCCGACGCCTCCGCCGCGGCCGCCGCCGGCGACACGGTCCTGCTCTCGCCGGCCTGCGCCAGCTTCGACCAGTTCCGCGACTACGAGCAGCGCGGCGAGCGCTTCGCCGAGCTCGCCCGCGCCGCCGCTGGATAA
- a CDS encoding sigma-70 family RNA polymerase sigma factor yields MTDQLVIEPEARLLVELGQERGLVYEDELQGLALELDLEADDVQALRDELAQLGVDIVDPPAPEERIEVVEVEIATTNSLDLFLRQAGRYPLLTKDEEVMLAKRIEAGDPVAKRRMIESNLRLVVSIAKQYRGQGVPFLDLIQEGVLGLNRAVEKFDWRRDLKFSTYATWWIRQAVQRSIANSGRTIRLPVHVSDRLRAIERARRSLEASLGREPSEDEIARAAELTSDAVSETLGLARKTVSLHEPVGEDGDSELGDMIADPDAGNPEELAETHLRHERLREGLARLGERKRLILELRFGLDGQDPRNLEEIGRIVGLTRERVRQLEAEALRELAASADMQPLRAA; encoded by the coding sequence ATGACTGACCAGCTCGTCATTGAGCCCGAAGCGCGGCTCTTGGTGGAGCTTGGACAGGAGCGGGGTCTCGTATACGAGGACGAGCTCCAGGGTCTCGCACTCGAGCTCGATCTCGAGGCCGACGACGTGCAGGCACTGCGTGACGAGCTGGCGCAGCTCGGCGTGGACATCGTCGACCCGCCCGCGCCTGAGGAGCGCATCGAGGTCGTCGAGGTCGAGATCGCGACGACGAACAGCCTTGACCTCTTCCTGCGCCAGGCGGGCCGCTATCCGCTGCTGACGAAGGACGAGGAGGTCATGCTGGCGAAGCGCATCGAGGCCGGCGACCCCGTCGCGAAGCGGCGCATGATCGAGTCGAACCTGCGCCTGGTGGTCTCGATCGCGAAGCAGTACCGCGGCCAGGGCGTGCCCTTCCTCGATCTGATCCAGGAGGGCGTGCTGGGGCTGAACCGCGCCGTCGAGAAGTTCGACTGGCGCCGCGACCTCAAGTTCTCGACATACGCGACCTGGTGGATCCGCCAGGCCGTCCAGCGCTCGATCGCGAACAGCGGCCGGACGATCCGGCTGCCCGTGCACGTCTCCGACCGCCTGCGGGCGATCGAGCGGGCGCGGCGCTCGCTGGAGGCCAGCCTGGGCCGCGAGCCGTCCGAGGACGAGATCGCGCGTGCCGCCGAGCTGACGTCGGACGCCGTGTCCGAGACGCTCGGCCTGGCCCGAAAGACGGTGTCGCTGCACGAGCCGGTCGGCGAGGACGGCGACTCGGAGCTCGGCGACATGATCGCCGACCCCGACGCCGGCAACCCGGAGGAGCTGGCCGAGACGCACCTGCGGCACGAGCGGCTGCGCGAGGGCCTCGCCCGCCTCGGCGAGCGCAAGCGCCTGATCCTCGAGCTGCGCTTCGGGCTCGACGGCCAGGACCCGCGCAACCTCGAGGAGATCGGCCGCATCGTCGGGCTGACGCGCGAGCGCGTCCGCCAGCTGGAGGCCGAGGCGCTGCGGGAGCTGGCCGCATCGGCCGACATGCAGCCGCTGCGCGCGGCCTAG
- the mraZ gene encoding division/cell wall cluster transcriptional repressor MraZ → MLLGESVQKLDAKNRVTLPAKLRQHFADGVIVAKGVDRCLSVYTPVGFEAFVDRQLGSLSPFSRQARAMSRHLYAGASETELDRQGRIMLPPAQLAHAGLERDIVVAGLRDMLEIWDLATWRRTQAESEGSIEDVAESLSQQ, encoded by the coding sequence TTGCTGCTCGGCGAATCTGTCCAAAAGCTCGATGCCAAGAACCGCGTGACGCTTCCGGCGAAGCTGCGCCAGCACTTCGCCGACGGCGTGATCGTCGCGAAGGGCGTCGACAGGTGCCTGTCGGTCTACACGCCGGTCGGGTTCGAGGCGTTCGTCGACCGGCAGCTGGGGTCGCTCTCGCCGTTCAGCCGTCAGGCGCGGGCCATGAGCCGGCACCTGTACGCGGGCGCGTCGGAGACCGAGCTCGACCGGCAGGGGCGCATCATGCTGCCGCCGGCCCAGCTGGCGCACGCGGGGCTCGAGCGGGACATCGTGGTGGCGGGGCTGCGGGACATGCTGGAGATCTGGGATCTCGCCACCTGGCGCAGGACGCAGGCCGAATCCGAGGGGAGCATTGAGGATGTTGCCGAATCTCTCTCACAGCAGTAG
- a CDS encoding penicillin-binding protein 2: MSDHRLRLMLAVSMGAFVIVIGRAVQIQGVDAASLSKKAVSQQRGETTLPGLRGTIMSADGQVLAQTQPSKTIVSDPKRVKSVSLTATVIARAMGFHPFKHVGHHHAQQAQTQQAKTAKTSGQGHAAKKPKLRPNPAWAAELTALEAAIRNGGYVVRQLPIDVAAKIMRHHLPGISTFPEMQRWYPDGAVASQLLGFTGIEGSAGAGEGAGLEHQYNHVLAGRPGKQVTITDPGGMVLDTVDVQKPENGRNITLTLSAATQAKVQDVLAATVRTTRAKWATGIVMDPRTGAIIAMATAPGYDNNQAHLAKNQQHWSNQALQTVYEPGSTFKVVTFSAALTAGLVWPGEVLHNVPDHLAFGNKIIRDDIPHKPWDISVRHILKISSNIGTDEIAQMVGRDDLMRWIRRYGFGKKTALDFPGEASGIVLPGRSWTTSSIGTIPIGQGIGVTAMQMASMYQAIANGGVMRQPHLVSRIQGQKVPAPWARRILSPGVDSQMVSMLEGVVDGGTGVQATIPGYTVAGKTGTAQKPKDGGYSNQYDASFVGFLPAENPQVEIMIVVDSPQTSHFGGDVAAPAFEQIGSWYANHAGIRPDRPVQ; encoded by the coding sequence ATGTCCGACCACCGCCTCCGGCTGATGCTGGCCGTGTCGATGGGGGCGTTCGTGATCGTGATCGGGCGGGCGGTGCAGATCCAGGGCGTCGACGCGGCCAGCCTCTCCAAGAAGGCCGTGTCGCAGCAGCGCGGCGAGACGACCCTGCCCGGGCTGCGCGGCACGATCATGAGCGCCGACGGCCAGGTGCTGGCACAGACGCAGCCGTCCAAGACGATCGTCTCCGACCCCAAGCGGGTCAAGAGCGTGTCGCTGACGGCGACGGTCATCGCCCGGGCAATGGGCTTCCACCCGTTCAAGCACGTCGGCCACCACCATGCGCAGCAGGCGCAGACGCAGCAGGCGAAGACGGCGAAGACGTCGGGTCAGGGCCACGCGGCCAAGAAGCCGAAGCTGCGTCCGAACCCGGCCTGGGCGGCAGAGCTGACGGCGCTCGAGGCGGCGATCCGCAACGGCGGCTACGTCGTCCGCCAGCTCCCGATCGACGTCGCCGCGAAGATCATGCGTCATCACCTGCCGGGGATCTCGACCTTCCCCGAGATGCAGCGCTGGTACCCGGACGGCGCCGTCGCGTCGCAGCTGCTCGGCTTCACCGGCATCGAGGGCAGCGCCGGCGCGGGCGAGGGGGCCGGGCTCGAGCACCAGTACAACCACGTCCTCGCCGGCCGGCCGGGCAAGCAGGTCACGATCACCGACCCGGGCGGCATGGTGCTCGACACCGTCGACGTGCAGAAGCCCGAGAACGGCCGCAACATCACGCTCACGCTGAGCGCCGCGACGCAGGCCAAGGTGCAGGACGTGCTCGCGGCGACGGTGCGCACCACGCGGGCGAAGTGGGCGACGGGCATCGTCATGGATCCGCGGACGGGCGCGATCATCGCCATGGCGACGGCCCCGGGCTACGACAACAACCAGGCCCACCTGGCCAAGAACCAGCAGCACTGGAGCAACCAGGCGCTGCAGACGGTGTACGAGCCGGGGTCGACGTTCAAGGTCGTCACCTTCTCGGCCGCGCTCACCGCCGGCCTCGTGTGGCCAGGCGAGGTGCTGCACAACGTCCCCGACCACCTCGCCTTCGGCAACAAGATCATCCGCGACGACATCCCGCACAAGCCGTGGGACATCTCGGTGCGCCACATCCTCAAGATCTCGTCCAACATCGGCACCGACGAGATCGCGCAGATGGTTGGCAGGGACGACCTGATGCGGTGGATCCGCCGGTACGGCTTCGGCAAGAAGACCGCGCTCGACTTCCCCGGCGAGGCCAGCGGCATCGTCCTGCCCGGGCGCAGCTGGACGACGTCCTCGATCGGCACGATCCCGATCGGTCAGGGCATCGGCGTGACCGCCATGCAGATGGCCTCGATGTACCAGGCGATCGCGAACGGCGGCGTCATGCGCCAGCCGCATCTGGTGTCGCGCATCCAGGGCCAGAAGGTGCCGGCCCCGTGGGCGCGGCGGATCCTCTCGCCGGGCGTCGACAGCCAGATGGTCTCGATGCTCGAGGGCGTCGTCGACGGCGGCACCGGCGTCCAGGCGACCATCCCCGGCTACACGGTGGCCGGCAAGACGGGCACCGCCCAGAAGCCGAAGGACGGCGGCTACTCGAACCAGTACGACGCCTCGTTCGTCGGCTTCCTGCCGGCCGAGAATCCCCAGGTGGAGATCATGATCGTGGTCGACTCGCCGCAGACGAGCCACTTCGGCGGCGACGTCGCCGCGCCGGCCTTCGAGCAGATCGGCTCGTGGTACGCGAACCACGCGGGTATCCGGCCCGACCGTCCAGTTCAGTAG
- a CDS encoding C40 family peptidase yields the protein MSSPPPQRHRRRLAPVVAAVVLVAALATLSAAGTAGADQIKQKQDEAAFAEKQLNELYAREDKAVEAYDRAHSKLDAVNHAILVNTNQLALAKKNLAAARAQLAQLVVSAYKGGDPDAAMYVLAAQSFTDLVDRVDVLNRTSHDESAILHRVTVAEREVAARQALLKKQQGQARKLVKRADAAKKQAAALISSEQAKISQLHAQINQLIGERKARLAREAAARRAAARAAAAAQTPAPTTTTAAPVSPTSGAPAPPANSLGEQAVQIAMGELGVPYVWGGASPSGFDCSGLTMWVYAQLGIHLDHYTVSQFNAGPHVAESDLAPGDLVFFEPGIGHVGIYIGNNEFIHAPHTGTVVQISSLSDAWYSAEYQGAVRVTG from the coding sequence ATGTCGAGCCCGCCTCCGCAGCGGCACCGGCGCCGGCTCGCGCCGGTCGTCGCCGCCGTCGTCCTCGTGGCAGCGCTCGCCACCCTCTCCGCGGCCGGAACCGCCGGCGCGGATCAGATCAAGCAGAAGCAGGACGAGGCCGCATTCGCCGAGAAGCAGCTGAACGAGCTCTACGCGCGCGAGGACAAGGCCGTCGAGGCGTACGACAGGGCCCACTCGAAGCTCGACGCCGTCAACCACGCCATCCTCGTGAACACGAACCAGCTCGCGCTCGCGAAGAAGAACCTCGCGGCGGCCCGCGCGCAGCTCGCCCAGCTCGTCGTCTCCGCCTACAAGGGCGGGGATCCCGACGCGGCCATGTACGTGCTCGCCGCGCAGTCGTTCACCGACCTCGTCGACCGCGTCGACGTCCTGAACCGGACGTCGCACGACGAGTCGGCGATCCTGCACCGCGTCACTGTGGCCGAGCGTGAGGTCGCCGCCCGCCAGGCGCTGCTGAAGAAGCAGCAGGGCCAGGCGCGCAAGCTCGTCAAGAGGGCCGATGCCGCCAAGAAACAGGCGGCCGCCCTGATCTCCAGCGAGCAGGCGAAGATCTCCCAGCTGCACGCGCAGATCAACCAGCTCATCGGCGAGCGCAAGGCCCGGCTGGCCCGCGAGGCCGCCGCCCGTCGCGCCGCAGCCCGCGCGGCCGCCGCCGCCCAGACCCCCGCGCCGACCACGACCACGGCCGCGCCGGTCTCCCCCACGTCGGGTGCGCCCGCCCCGCCGGCCAACTCGCTCGGCGAGCAGGCCGTGCAGATCGCGATGGGCGAGCTCGGCGTGCCCTACGTCTGGGGCGGCGCCAGCCCGTCCGGCTTCGACTGCTCCGGGCTGACGATGTGGGTCTACGCCCAGCTCGGCATCCACCTCGACCACTACACCGTGTCGCAGTTCAACGCCGGCCCGCACGTGGCGGAGAGCGACCTCGCGCCCGGCGACCTCGTCTTCTTCGAGCCGGGCATCGGCCACGTCGGCATCTACATCGGCAACAACGAGTTCATCCACGCCCCGCACACCGGCACGGTCGTCCAGATCTCGAGCCTGTCCGACGCGTGGTACTCGGCCGAGTACCAGGGCGCGGTCCGGGTCACCGGCTGA
- the rsmH gene encoding 16S rRNA (cytosine(1402)-N(4))-methyltransferase RsmH, which translates to MEHVPVMAPEVAELLEPRPGDTVVDCTFGAGGHAAVLEPHLRGSGTYIGIDRDHEAEPFFARFAADATSQTRFLHGDFALVLRNMVASGTRVQAILMDLGVSSMQIDRPHRGFSYANDAPLDMRMDATADLTAAEIVNTWDERDLAGVLRTYGEERYSFQIARAIVRRRKLEPFERSGDLVEVIKSAIPTPARFGQGHPARRVFQALRIATNGELDSLREGLELAVDLLAPGGRLAVISFHSLEDRIAKQFIRDQARGCSCPPDFPVCVCGHEPRLRSLTRRAVVASVDERCTNPRSSSARLRAAERTPAP; encoded by the coding sequence GTGGAGCACGTCCCCGTCATGGCGCCGGAAGTGGCCGAGCTGCTCGAGCCCCGGCCCGGCGACACCGTCGTCGACTGCACGTTCGGCGCGGGCGGCCACGCGGCCGTCCTCGAGCCGCACCTGCGGGGCAGCGGCACGTACATCGGCATCGACCGCGACCACGAGGCGGAGCCGTTCTTCGCCCGGTTCGCGGCCGACGCGACCAGCCAGACCCGGTTCCTCCACGGCGACTTCGCGCTCGTGCTGCGGAACATGGTCGCGAGCGGCACGCGCGTCCAGGCGATCCTGATGGACCTGGGCGTCTCGTCGATGCAGATCGACCGCCCGCACCGCGGCTTCAGCTACGCGAACGACGCGCCGCTCGACATGCGTATGGACGCGACCGCCGACCTGACGGCAGCCGAGATCGTGAACACATGGGACGAGCGCGACCTGGCCGGCGTGCTGCGCACATACGGCGAGGAGCGCTACTCGTTCCAGATCGCCCGCGCGATCGTGCGCCGCCGAAAGCTCGAGCCGTTCGAGCGCAGCGGCGACCTGGTCGAGGTGATCAAGTCGGCCATCCCGACGCCGGCCCGGTTCGGCCAGGGCCATCCGGCCAGGCGCGTCTTCCAGGCGCTTCGCATCGCCACCAACGGCGAGCTCGATTCGCTGCGCGAGGGCCTCGAGCTGGCCGTCGACCTGCTCGCTCCGGGCGGGCGGCTGGCCGTCATCAGCTTCCACTCGCTCGAGGACCGGATCGCCAAGCAGTTCATCCGCGACCAGGCCCGCGGCTGCTCCTGCCCGCCGGACTTCCCGGTGTGCGTCTGCGGGCACGAGCCGCGGCTGCGCAGCCTCACCCGGCGCGCGGTGGTGGCGAGCGTCGACGAGCGCTGCACCAACCCGCGCTCGTCGTCGGCCCGGCTGCGGGCCGCCGAGAGGACGCCCGCGCCGTGA
- the mraY gene encoding phospho-N-acetylmuramoyl-pentapeptide-transferase, which translates to MKLVLASGVVAMLLGIVSGPALIAFLRRHEFGQHIREDGPAGHASKQGTPTMGGLGMLGCALLAFLIFTEHTGPGLAVAGTALACAGIGFLDDYLKLTRKRSLGLSGRWKLLLLAAVVAGVGVVAHREHLSTDLYLPLLNTYIALGPFYYVFIFLVVAGAANAVNLTDGLDGLAAGTVTIAALTYAAMMVVAFLAHNGVYPGHTIDGVYVGNPRALDLAIIAAALVGGCVGFLWYNAYPADVFMGDTGSFGLGGGLAALAIFTKTEALLVVVGGVFVIEALSVAIQVVSFRVFGKRVFLMAPLHHHFEMMEWTENKIIVRFWITAAIFGASGFVLYYLFFSSYR; encoded by the coding sequence GTGAAGCTCGTCCTCGCCTCGGGCGTCGTCGCCATGCTGCTCGGGATCGTGTCGGGGCCGGCGTTGATCGCCTTCCTGCGCCGGCACGAGTTCGGGCAGCACATCCGCGAGGACGGCCCGGCCGGCCACGCCTCCAAGCAGGGCACGCCCACCATGGGCGGCCTGGGCATGCTCGGGTGCGCGCTGCTGGCCTTCCTGATCTTCACCGAGCACACCGGGCCCGGCCTGGCCGTCGCCGGGACGGCGCTCGCGTGCGCCGGGATCGGGTTCCTCGACGACTACCTGAAGCTGACGCGGAAGCGGTCGCTGGGCCTGTCGGGGCGATGGAAGCTCTTGCTGCTGGCGGCGGTCGTCGCCGGGGTGGGCGTCGTGGCGCACCGCGAGCACCTCTCGACCGACCTCTACCTGCCGCTCTTGAACACCTACATCGCGCTCGGGCCGTTCTACTACGTGTTCATCTTCCTGGTCGTCGCCGGGGCGGCGAACGCGGTCAACCTGACCGACGGGCTCGACGGTCTGGCGGCCGGCACCGTGACGATCGCCGCGCTCACGTATGCGGCGATGATGGTGGTCGCGTTCCTGGCCCACAACGGCGTCTACCCGGGCCACACCATCGACGGCGTCTACGTGGGGAACCCCCGCGCCCTCGACCTCGCGATCATCGCGGCGGCGCTCGTCGGCGGCTGCGTGGGCTTCCTCTGGTACAACGCCTACCCGGCCGACGTGTTCATGGGCGACACGGGGTCGTTCGGGCTGGGCGGCGGCCTGGCGGCGCTCGCGATCTTCACGAAGACGGAGGCGCTGCTCGTGGTCGTCGGCGGCGTGTTCGTGATCGAGGCGCTCTCGGTCGCGATCCAGGTCGTGTCGTTCCGGGTCTTCGGGAAGCGGGTGTTCCTGATGGCGCCGCTGCACCATCACTTCGAGATGATGGAGTGGACCGAGAACAAGATCATCGTCCGCTTCTGGATCACGGCGGCGATCTTCGGCGCGAGTGGCTTCGTCCTCTACTACCTCTTCTTCTCGAGCTACCGGTGA